One genomic region from Quercus robur chromosome 4, dhQueRobu3.1, whole genome shotgun sequence encodes:
- the LOC126721373 gene encoding serine/threonine-protein phosphatase 7 long form homolog codes for MLVHVQEVPGIIKVRHRTCVLLQGGLDPRIMQYIDAAGLTELFKVPDMEVDHALITTLVERWRPETHTFHLPHGEMGITLQDIEVMLGIPVDGLPVTGRTNLKWSKVCRDLLGHEPPPMIPNSNKSTLAGVRIKYNWLDEQFAASPTADASDEVVQQHARYHLLVWMGALLFMDKSADRVLLFTLPLLNPISNVRRYSWGNAALPWLYWQLCSASKKDTMQIGGALLLVQLWAYSRFPRICPITRPPLPPVHSGPFAIRYIH; via the coding sequence ATGCTCGTCCATGTGCAGGAGGTGCCTGGCATCATAAAGGTTCGACACCGTACATGTGTATTGTTGCAAGGTGGGCTAGACCCACGTATCATGCAATACATAGATGCAGCAGGTTTGACCGAGTTATTCAAGGTTCCTGATATGGAGGTCGACCATGCTTTGATCACGACCTTGGTCGAGCGGTGGCGTCCGGAGACGCACACGTTCCATTTACCCCATGGAGAAATGGGTATCACCTTGCAAGATATAGAGGTGATGCTGGGGATTCCGGTGGATGGGTTGCCTGTCACTGGGAGGACAAACCTGAAATGGAGCAAAGTGTGTCGAGACTTGTTGGGCCATGAACCTCCGCCTATGATACCGAACTCAAACAAGTCTACCCTTGCTGGGGTGAGGATAAAATACAACTGGCTTGATGAACAGTTTGCCGCTTCCCCAACCGCGGACGCTAGTGACGAAGTTGTGCAACAACATGCCCGCTACCACCTACTTGTATGGATGGGGGCCTTGTTGTTCATGGACAAGTCGGCGGATCGGGTCTTACTATTTACTCTGCCGTTGTTGAACCCAATCAGCAATGTGAGACGGTATAGCTGGGGTAATGCAGCATTGCCCTGGCTCTACTGGCAACTTTGTAGTGCATCGAAGAAGGATACGATGCAGATTGGAGGAGCACTCTTGTTGGTGCAGCTATGGGCCTATTCAAGGTTCCCACGAATATGCCCTATTACGAGGCCGCCTCTACCACCAGTGCACTCAGGGCCCTTTGCCATTAGGTACATTCATTGA